GCTCGATATTTTTATATGGATGTGCCTGGATGAGTAAATCATTAATTGACATCATATTTACTTCTGAAAAGAGAAAGTGTGCTCTTCTACTATTGAAAGACGGCCCCCTGAAAATGGATTCGCTTCTCAGTTCGATGGAAACAAAGCGCCAGGCTTTGCTTCCGCAGTTGAAGGTATTGACAGATAATCATCTCGTTTATCATCATGGTGATGAATACGAGTTAACTGTTATTGGTGAGATGATAGTCGACAAAATTTCCCCTTTACTGAACACTGTAAATGTTTTTGATACTGATATCGATTACTGGGGAAGCCATGACATTGACTTCATACCGCCGCATCTTTTAGAAAGAGTATATGAATTAGGCCAGGGTAGAGTTATAAAGCCGTCCATTGCAGATTTCTACGAAGTCAATACGAAGATTGTTGAAACTACGATGAAATCAAAATCAATGCGTATCATTTCGTCTTTCATACATCCTGATTCTTTTAATAAAATTGAAGCTTTCATCGCAAGCGGTGTAGAAATAACTATAATCATAACCAGAGAACTCTATGAGAAATTAAGAGTTGAAAATTACGACGAGTTTAAGCTGTTGCTGGAAAATGAGAAGATCAGAATTTTACTTTATCCTGATAAAATCGGTTTCATTGCCTTTACACAAAATGCTTATTGTAATTTTTTCAGGTTGCTGTCAAAAGAAGGTCTCTATGACAATATGCTACTTTTTTTCTGCAATCCGGAGGCTCTTGAGTGGGGAAACGAATTCTTTGAATTCTACCTGAAGGATTCCACCCCAATTATTGAGATATAAGACTCAGAATAAGAATAGAATAAAAATTTTATACCGGCTTATATTTCAACGGATACTGGCAGCAAATTCTTTGCCGGCAGAAAATGCTTTTTTAATAATATCATCGTTATTAAGAACCTCACCTTTACTGAAGCAGCCGGTAGCCTGGAACTTGTCAAATATCTCATAACCAAGTGCCTCAAGCGGCATTGCAAGGGCTTCAAGCGTAAATCCCATTTCCTCAGCCTTTAATTGCTCACAGACAGAAAAGACAAGCGCTTTTCGACCCTGATCTGCAAGTTTGCTTGAGTAAGGCCCGGGACGTTCCTCAGAAAACACGTAGAAAGGGTAAAGGCGGTCAATAAAGGCTTTCATTGCAGACGTTACATTATAGTTATAAGTAGGAGAACCGAGTATGAGACCTTTACAGTCTTCGATTTCAGGATAAAGAAGCTGCATACCATCATAGAAATTTGTACAGTTTCCATCCTTTCTGCAGGATTCACAACCGATACAGGATTCAATTGAATAATCCCGCAGCAATACCTTTTTTGTTTCGGCTCCTTTCGACGCTGCCCCCTTTAAAAAACTATCAAGAAGGATATCGGTGTTCCCGTTTTTCCGGGGGCTTGATCCGACCCCGAGAATTTTGACTTTATTCATATTATAACCTACTATTCCCATAGATCTCAATAATACTTATATATGAACCACCACAAAAAATGGTATGGGAGTAGTTTAGCAGGTCAGATTTACCAAAAAGCAAAGCCTGCAGAAGTTATTGTAAATATCAATAAGAAAATGTGTTACTAAAAAGGATGTGAAGACATGGAAAAAGACAATGATTACTGGAGTGGCCATAAGCTTGAGTTCATTCCATCTCAACTTTCTGAAAGGATATCCGAACTTGAAAACTGTACACAAACGGAAGTATCCGAATCACAGGTATCCGATCAGGACGATTATTTCCTGGCTGAAGCAAAGAAATCAAAAAATCTGTTAATAATTACAAATTTCCTATCTTCTGATTTCAAACCGGTTCTTACAGAGCTTGTGAAAGAGGATACGCAGATATCTCTTATCGTTTCAGAAAAGCTTTACGAGAAAATTGTGCAGGAACAATATTTAGATCTCGCAGATATAATAGAGATCAAAGAGATTCAGGTTTATCTATACCCGGATGAAATCGAGCTAGGGTCCTTCATACTGACTGACGAAAAGCTAATGTTGAGATTATTAACACTTGAAGGTGATTACGACAATAAAAGAATGACCTGTTCTGGTGCTAGTGCGCTTGAAT
The window above is part of the Methanolobus zinderi genome. Proteins encoded here:
- a CDS encoding helix-turn-helix transcriptional regulator — protein: MSKSLIDIIFTSEKRKCALLLLKDGPLKMDSLLSSMETKRQALLPQLKVLTDNHLVYHHGDEYELTVIGEMIVDKISPLLNTVNVFDTDIDYWGSHDIDFIPPHLLERVYELGQGRVIKPSIADFYEVNTKIVETTMKSKSMRIISSFIHPDSFNKIEAFIASGVEITIIITRELYEKLRVENYDEFKLLLENEKIRILLYPDKIGFIAFTQNAYCNFFRLLSKEGLYDNMLLFFCNPEALEWGNEFFEFYLKDSTPIIEI
- a CDS encoding flavodoxin family protein, whose protein sequence is MNKVKILGVGSSPRKNGNTDILLDSFLKGAASKGAETKKVLLRDYSIESCIGCESCRKDGNCTNFYDGMQLLYPEIEDCKGLILGSPTYNYNVTSAMKAFIDRLYPFYVFSEERPGPYSSKLADQGRKALVFSVCEQLKAEEMGFTLEALAMPLEALGYEIFDKFQATGCFSKGEVLNNDDIIKKAFSAGKEFAASIR
- a CDS encoding helix-turn-helix transcriptional regulator yields the protein MEKDNDYWSGHKLEFIPSQLSERISELENCTQTEVSESQVSDQDDYFLAEAKKSKNLLIITNFLSSDFKPVLTELVKEDTQISLIVSEKLYEKIVQEQYLDLADIIEIKEIQVYLYPDEIELGSFILTDEKLMLRLLTLEGDYDNKRMTCSGASALEWGKEVFEYYMKDSVSADDID